A single genomic interval of Alistipes provencensis harbors:
- a CDS encoding YtxH domain-containing protein: protein MKNTGIAIVSLVGGMIIGSALTMLFTPQSGPELRQKIKDSIDDEIDRVKDKLGKVEKEIEEARCKCDGK from the coding sequence ATGAAAAACACAGGTATTGCCATCGTATCGCTCGTGGGCGGCATGATTATCGGTTCGGCCCTCACGATGCTTTTCACGCCCCAGTCGGGCCCCGAACTGCGCCAGAAGATCAAGGATTCGATCGACGACGAGATCGACCGCGTAAAGGACAAACTCGGCAAGGTCGAGAAGGAGATCGAGGAGGCACGCTGCAAGTGCGACGGGAAATAA
- a CDS encoding DUF1295 domain-containing protein, which produces MTETFTIFLIVMALLAGVVFAALHFFEAGYGYLFDRRYGPPVPNRIGWVLMESPVFVLMCVLWASSERMWQAGPLALFLLFQAHYLQRAFIFPLLIRGKGKMPLGIVLMGMTFNTLNALMQGGWIFYVSPADYYAGWFSQPYIYIGGALFIAGMTVNLHSDHIIRNLRKPGDTRHYIPRGGMFRYVSSANYFGELMEWVGFAIASWSWAGAVFAWWTFANLAPRAASLRRRYEQEFGEEFTRLRRKRIIPFIY; this is translated from the coding sequence ATGACAGAAACCTTTACTATCTTCCTGATCGTCATGGCCCTGCTGGCCGGCGTGGTTTTCGCCGCGCTCCATTTCTTCGAAGCCGGATACGGCTACCTCTTCGACCGCCGCTACGGGCCTCCCGTGCCGAACCGGATCGGATGGGTGCTGATGGAGTCCCCGGTCTTCGTGCTGATGTGCGTGCTGTGGGCCTCGTCCGAGCGGATGTGGCAGGCCGGGCCGCTGGCGCTGTTCCTGCTCTTTCAGGCCCACTACCTCCAACGGGCCTTCATCTTCCCGCTGCTGATCCGCGGCAAGGGCAAAATGCCCCTCGGCATCGTACTGATGGGCATGACGTTCAACACCCTCAACGCCCTGATGCAGGGCGGATGGATTTTCTACGTCTCGCCCGCGGATTATTACGCCGGATGGTTTTCGCAGCCCTACATCTACATCGGCGGAGCGCTGTTCATCGCCGGCATGACCGTAAACCTCCATTCCGACCACATCATCCGCAACCTGCGGAAGCCCGGCGACACGCGCCACTACATCCCCCGCGGCGGCATGTTCCGCTACGTCTCGTCGGCCAACTATTTCGGCGAGCTGATGGAATGGGTGGGATTCGCCATCGCCTCGTGGTCGTGGGCCGGAGCGGTCTTCGCGTGGTGGACCTTCGCCAACCTCGCACCCCGCGCCGCGTCGCTGCGCCGCCGTTACGAACAGGAGTTCGGCGAGGAATTCACCCGACTCCGCCGAAAACGCATCATACCCTTCATCTATTAA
- a CDS encoding NADH:flavin oxidoreductase, with translation MSSLFTPYKLGPVTLRNRTIRSAAFESMGKDFGPTQQLKDYHVAVARGGVGMTTLAYAAVCRSGLSFNKQLWLRPEIVPGLRDITDAVHREGAAAAIQIGHCGNMTHWTTAGQMPIGASTGFNLYAYTPVRGMKKREIEQVARDFGTAVRTAHDAGFDSVEVHAGHGYLISQFLSPYTNHRRDEYGGSLENRMRFMRMCLGEAVEAARACGMAITVKHNMYDGFKGGIEIPESIEIAKVIESFGVDGIVLSGGFVSKAPMAVMRGLIPIYTMSYYSPLWLRYFIRWCGPFMIKQFPFEECYFLEDAKKFRAELKGPLIYVGGLVSREGIDRALDAGFELVQMARALVNDPSFVDKLRAGDASTRSACDHRNYCIARMYSVDMKCCKDCPDLPRKIVEELKRLP, from the coding sequence ATGTCTTCCCTTTTCACCCCTTATAAGTTAGGCCCCGTCACGCTGCGCAACCGCACGATCCGTTCGGCGGCCTTCGAGTCGATGGGCAAGGACTTCGGCCCCACGCAGCAACTCAAGGATTACCACGTCGCCGTGGCCCGCGGAGGCGTGGGCATGACCACGCTGGCCTATGCCGCCGTATGCCGCAGCGGTCTGTCGTTCAACAAGCAGTTGTGGCTGCGCCCCGAGATCGTCCCGGGGCTGCGCGACATCACCGACGCCGTACACCGCGAGGGAGCCGCCGCAGCCATCCAGATCGGCCATTGCGGCAACATGACCCACTGGACCACCGCCGGGCAGATGCCCATCGGCGCCTCGACGGGATTCAACCTATACGCCTACACGCCCGTCCGGGGGATGAAGAAACGCGAGATCGAACAGGTCGCGCGGGATTTCGGCACGGCGGTGCGCACGGCCCACGACGCCGGATTCGACTCCGTGGAGGTGCACGCCGGGCACGGCTACCTCATCTCGCAGTTCCTATCGCCCTACACCAACCACCGCCGCGACGAGTACGGCGGATCGCTGGAAAACCGCATGCGCTTCATGCGCATGTGTCTGGGCGAGGCGGTCGAGGCGGCCCGGGCGTGCGGCATGGCCATCACCGTGAAACACAACATGTACGACGGTTTCAAAGGGGGCATCGAGATTCCCGAAAGCATCGAGATCGCCAAGGTCATCGAATCGTTCGGCGTGGACGGCATCGTCCTCTCGGGCGGATTCGTCTCGAAGGCTCCGATGGCCGTGATGCGGGGACTGATCCCGATATACACGATGAGCTACTACTCGCCGCTGTGGCTGCGCTACTTCATCCGCTGGTGCGGGCCCTTTATGATAAAACAGTTCCCCTTCGAAGAGTGCTACTTTCTGGAGGACGCCAAAAAGTTCCGCGCCGAGCTGAAAGGGCCGCTCATCTATGTCGGGGGACTCGTCAGCCGCGAGGGCATCGACCGGGCGCTGGACGCCGGGTTCGAACTGGTGCAGATGGCCCGGGCGCTGGTGAACGACCCGTCGTTCGTCGACAAGCTCCGCGCGGGCGACGCCTCGACGCGCAGCGCCTGCGACCACCGCAACTACTGCATCGCGCGGATGTACTCCGTGGACATGAAGTGCTGCAAGGATTGCCCCGACCTGCCGCGAAAGATCGTCGAGGAATTAAAACGTCTGCCTTAA
- a CDS encoding 6-phosphofructokinase, producing the protein MKEAIAILTGGGPAPGMNTVVGSVAKTFLRKGYRVIGLHEGYTGLFNPSPRTVDIDYPMADGIFNQGGSFLQMSRFKPKDSDFENNFNLKFFTDNNIKLLVTVGGDDTASTANRIAKFLEAKKYPIANIHVPKTIDNDLPLPKGTPTFGYESAKDKGAVIARAVYVDARTSGNWFVLAAMGRSAGHLAFGIGEACHYPMIVIPEMFDKTEITVEKIVNLVISSIIKRKLMGMDYGAAVISEGVFHALSDEEIRKSGIHFTYDDHGHPELGKVSKAHIFNEMIEKKLKELGIKVKSRPVELGYEIRCQTPIAYDLTYCSELGIGVHKLFAEGKTGCMVYVDSEGNVSPLYLKDLQDPTTGKIPPRLVDIKSDKFTSVVETILNAITPEDYEGAKAYVKNPEEYDFHKILNWK; encoded by the coding sequence ATGAAAGAAGCAATCGCAATTCTGACCGGCGGCGGACCGGCTCCCGGCATGAACACCGTGGTAGGCAGCGTCGCCAAAACGTTCCTGCGCAAAGGCTATCGCGTGATCGGCCTGCATGAAGGCTACACGGGACTGTTCAACCCCTCGCCCCGTACCGTGGATATCGACTACCCGATGGCCGACGGCATCTTCAATCAGGGCGGTTCGTTCCTGCAGATGAGCCGGTTCAAACCCAAGGATTCGGATTTCGAGAACAACTTCAACCTCAAGTTCTTCACCGACAACAACATCAAACTGCTCGTCACCGTCGGCGGCGACGACACCGCTTCGACGGCCAACCGCATCGCCAAGTTCCTCGAGGCCAAGAAATACCCCATCGCCAACATCCACGTCCCGAAGACCATCGACAACGACCTCCCGCTCCCGAAGGGAACGCCGACGTTCGGTTACGAGTCGGCCAAGGACAAGGGCGCCGTCATCGCCCGCGCCGTCTATGTAGACGCCCGCACGAGCGGCAACTGGTTCGTGCTGGCCGCCATGGGCCGCTCGGCAGGACATCTGGCGTTCGGTATCGGCGAGGCGTGCCACTACCCGATGATCGTCATTCCCGAGATGTTCGACAAGACGGAGATTACCGTCGAGAAGATCGTCAACCTCGTCATTTCGTCGATCATCAAGCGCAAGCTCATGGGTATGGACTACGGTGCTGCCGTGATCTCCGAGGGCGTGTTCCACGCGCTGTCGGACGAGGAGATCCGCAAGAGCGGCATCCACTTCACCTATGACGACCACGGGCATCCCGAGCTGGGCAAGGTGTCGAAAGCACACATCTTCAACGAGATGATCGAGAAGAAGCTCAAGGAGCTGGGCATCAAGGTCAAGAGCCGTCCGGTGGAGCTGGGCTACGAGATTCGCTGCCAGACCCCGATCGCCTACGACCTGACCTACTGCTCGGAGCTGGGTATCGGCGTGCACAAGCTCTTCGCCGAGGGCAAGACGGGCTGCATGGTTTATGTGGATTCGGAGGGCAACGTCTCGCCGCTCTACCTCAAGGACCTGCAGGACCCCACGACGGGCAAGATTCCGCCCCGGCTGGTGGACATCAAGTCGGACAAGTTCACCTCGGTGGTGGAGACCATTCTCAACGCCATCACCCCGGAGGACTACGAAGGCGCCAAGGCTTACGTCAAGAACCCCGAGGAGTACGATTTCCACAAGATCCTGAACTGGAAATAA
- a CDS encoding SLOG family protein: MIADPRTSVAFSGHRTYCGDAADALRRTVGELYARGFRTFLSGMAVGFDLAAAEAVLELRDRMPGIRLVAAVPFRGQEVRFPQSDRECYGRVLAAADAVEVLSPVYHRGCYAVRNDFLVDNARVLVAWYDGSPGGTHYTVRRALRRGLEVLDLHPAAPALSAPAPTLFG, encoded by the coding sequence ATGATCGCCGATCCCCGGACCTCCGTAGCCTTCAGCGGCCACCGCACCTACTGCGGTGATGCCGCCGACGCTCTGCGCCGCACGGTGGGGGAGTTGTATGCACGCGGTTTCCGGACTTTTCTGAGCGGCATGGCCGTGGGTTTCGACCTCGCGGCCGCCGAAGCGGTGCTGGAACTGCGCGACCGCATGCCCGGCATCCGGCTGGTCGCCGCGGTTCCTTTCCGGGGGCAGGAGGTCCGCTTTCCGCAGTCCGACCGCGAATGCTACGGCCGGGTGCTGGCCGCCGCCGATGCCGTCGAGGTGCTCTCCCCGGTCTATCACCGGGGATGCTATGCCGTCCGCAACGATTTTCTGGTCGATAACGCCCGGGTTCTGGTGGCGTGGTACGACGGTTCGCCCGGCGGCACGCACTACACCGTCCGCCGCGCCCTGCGCCGCGGGCTGGAGGTGCTCGACCTCCATCCGGCAGCCCCCGCGCTGTCCGCTCCCGCTCCGACGCTGTTCGGATAA
- a CDS encoding HAD family hydrolase, whose protein sequence is MEKIKNVVFDLGGVLVGLDFDRCTAAFRSLGMDAVARIISPYYPAEMIGRLEHGDISFHEACDRMRELAGTPEVTDDEIAWAYGEFLTEIPVEKLRRIDALREKGIRTYVLSNNNPASMECIRQMFTADGKTMEEYFDAVYLSYELHELKPSEAIFRKMIAAGGMRPEETLFIDDGQKNVEAARELGFSVYMPAPGEDFGHILENLNRYEENL, encoded by the coding sequence ATGGAAAAGATCAAAAATGTAGTCTTCGACCTCGGAGGAGTTCTCGTGGGTCTGGATTTCGACCGCTGCACGGCGGCATTCCGCAGTCTCGGCATGGACGCCGTGGCGCGGATCATAAGCCCCTACTACCCCGCCGAGATGATCGGACGCCTCGAACACGGCGACATCTCGTTCCACGAAGCCTGCGACCGGATGCGGGAACTCGCGGGAACCCCGGAGGTCACCGACGACGAGATCGCTTGGGCCTACGGGGAGTTCCTGACGGAAATACCCGTCGAAAAGCTCCGCCGGATCGACGCCCTGCGCGAAAAAGGCATCCGCACCTATGTCCTCTCGAACAACAACCCTGCGTCGATGGAGTGCATCCGGCAAATGTTCACGGCCGACGGCAAGACGATGGAGGAGTACTTCGACGCCGTGTACCTCTCCTATGAACTGCACGAACTGAAGCCCTCGGAAGCCATTTTCCGCAAGATGATCGCCGCCGGGGGCATGCGCCCCGAAGAGACGCTCTTCATCGACGACGGACAGAAGAACGTCGAAGCGGCCCGCGAGCTGGGCTTCTCGGTCTACATGCCCGCCCCCGGGGAGGATTTCGGGCACATCCTTGAAAACCTGAACCGTTATGAAGAAAATCTATAA
- a CDS encoding TIGR04133 family radical SAM/SPASM protein encodes MPGCRLGLRKRLALDIFSDLYVSTVREHRLDTLFWECTLRCNLACRHCGSDCRVDPGVADMPLADFLKVLDEEVTPHVDPADVLIIFSGGEVLVRADLEEAGAEVTRRGYPWGMVTNGMALTPERFRRLLDAGLRSVSVSLDGFEREHNYIRGHARSYDRALDAVRMVVREPSLSYDVVTCVTGAMVPQLEAFRDMLIAEGVRHWRLFSIFPMGRAKDDPTLRMTDAEFREMLDFIRRTRREGRIDASYACEGFLGGYEAEVRDQFYQCAAGISVASIRVDGAISGCTSIRANYHQGNIYQDKFWDVWQNRFEPFRDREWARKGPCADCRMFRYCLGGGMHLRGDDGELLYCHYKRLK; translated from the coding sequence ATGCCCGGCTGCCGGCTGGGGCTTCGCAAACGACTGGCCCTCGATATTTTTTCCGATCTCTATGTTTCGACGGTGCGTGAACACCGTCTCGATACGCTTTTCTGGGAGTGTACGCTGCGCTGCAACCTCGCGTGCCGTCATTGCGGCAGCGACTGCCGCGTGGACCCCGGTGTGGCCGACATGCCGCTGGCCGATTTCCTGAAAGTCCTCGACGAGGAGGTTACGCCCCACGTCGATCCTGCCGACGTGCTTATCATCTTCTCGGGCGGCGAGGTGCTGGTCCGCGCGGATTTGGAGGAGGCGGGCGCCGAGGTCACGCGACGCGGTTATCCGTGGGGCATGGTGACCAACGGCATGGCCCTGACCCCGGAGCGGTTCCGGCGGCTGTTGGATGCCGGTTTGCGATCGGTTTCGGTGAGTCTCGACGGCTTCGAACGCGAGCACAACTACATCCGCGGCCATGCCCGCAGTTACGACCGCGCGCTGGACGCCGTGCGGATGGTCGTGCGCGAACCGTCGCTGTCGTACGACGTGGTGACCTGCGTCACGGGAGCGATGGTCCCGCAGTTGGAGGCTTTCCGCGATATGCTGATCGCCGAGGGGGTGCGCCACTGGCGGCTCTTCTCGATCTTCCCGATGGGCCGGGCCAAGGACGACCCGACGCTGCGGATGACCGACGCCGAGTTCCGAGAAATGCTGGATTTCATCCGCCGGACCCGCCGCGAGGGCCGGATCGATGCCAGCTATGCCTGCGAAGGGTTTCTGGGCGGCTACGAAGCCGAGGTCCGCGACCAGTTTTACCAGTGTGCGGCGGGCATCTCGGTGGCTTCGATCCGCGTCGACGGCGCCATTTCAGGCTGCACGTCGATCCGCGCCAACTACCATCAGGGGAATATCTATCAAGACAAATTCTGGGATGTGTGGCAGAACCGCTTCGAGCCGTTCCGCGACCGCGAATGGGCCCGCAAAGGCCCCTGCGCCGACTGCCGGATGTTCCGCTACTGTCTGGGCGGGGGCATGCACCTGCGCGGCGACGACGGAGAGTTGCTCTATTGCCACTACAAGCGGCTGAAATAA
- a CDS encoding DUF748 domain-containing protein yields the protein MKKIYKILLITLAVLIVLVLAVAIAASPVAKSYIEKHDRELLGRSIRMERLRMNIFTGRLRVEGLKIGGSDDSTTFFALDSFDMRMRILPLLSSRVTVKHITLAGLDVKVYQRGSAFSFDDIIAHFASDTTAVTEPAEPSDPWEIGIYNIAIRNGHLFYKDLELDATWGLNDINLQIPGVYFGGEKTDVGAVLNFAEGGSLSTSVAYDIDTSEFDIGLKLDGLALTGMLPYFRQWLDIGAVEGRLSADVRLRGNTEHLLALRTEGTASLAQFALKDLRQQPVAGVDTLGVKLAEGDLGQMRFRFDRLYVGGFSLAAELTPEGDNISALMKSSSESPEQPVETTSEAPAGSAPVLQIADLEITGGKVSFRDLTMAKPFEYVISEIRMRSRDFDPSKRNNLQVDARMQRTGSAKLRWEGTLDDLNNQNITLSLSNLNLKDFTPYCEHFTAYPITGGNLTFRSQNVIRNRYLDGTNHLDAFEPKVDKKRKELKPEMNIPLKLGLYVLRDKKGHVKMDLPVGGNLDSPEFSYRKIVLKAIGNVLLKVVTAPFSFLSGGNKDLEYIALDPAQYAFTSEQYASFDQIAQMLKDKPEMQIALTQRINLARALPAQSVNVLRLAYHNSLAAADSTGQRPRLSMLEYEKLQQIDIRLPAVGAFADSLLALRGISPQGMSPNAKALALYRDDALRLLRRMMASRDKALGEYMLTTHGVQAPAFRLQPMDSAALTTYAGRDRYTIALGLDGETIEIGDDTADADSGDSAPAAIPADSTSVPAPAATAPAADTTIPEAPAESPATDSTASGPETPPGV from the coding sequence ATGAAGAAAATCTATAAGATACTCCTGATTACGCTGGCCGTACTGATCGTACTGGTGCTGGCCGTGGCCATCGCCGCGTCGCCCGTGGCAAAGAGCTACATCGAGAAGCACGACCGCGAGTTGCTGGGCCGCTCGATCCGCATGGAGCGGCTGCGCATGAACATCTTCACGGGACGCCTGCGCGTCGAGGGGCTGAAGATCGGCGGCAGCGACGACTCGACGACGTTCTTCGCACTCGACAGTTTCGACATGCGCATGCGCATCCTGCCGCTGCTGTCGAGCCGCGTCACGGTGAAGCACATCACCCTCGCGGGGCTCGACGTGAAGGTCTACCAGCGGGGCAGCGCGTTCAGCTTCGACGACATCATCGCGCACTTCGCATCGGACACCACGGCCGTTACGGAACCCGCGGAGCCCTCCGACCCGTGGGAGATCGGGATTTACAACATCGCCATCCGCAACGGGCATCTCTTCTACAAGGACCTCGAACTCGACGCCACATGGGGGCTCAACGACATCAACCTCCAAATTCCGGGCGTCTACTTCGGCGGCGAAAAGACCGACGTGGGCGCCGTGCTGAACTTCGCCGAGGGCGGTTCGCTCTCCACGAGCGTCGCCTACGACATCGACACCTCGGAGTTCGACATCGGGCTGAAACTCGACGGACTGGCGCTGACGGGCATGCTCCCCTATTTCCGCCAATGGCTCGACATCGGGGCCGTCGAGGGACGCCTCTCGGCCGACGTGCGGCTGCGGGGCAACACCGAGCATCTGCTGGCCCTGCGCACCGAAGGCACGGCCTCACTTGCGCAGTTCGCGCTGAAAGACCTGCGCCAGCAGCCCGTGGCCGGGGTCGACACGCTGGGCGTGAAACTCGCCGAGGGCGATCTGGGACAGATGCGTTTCCGCTTCGACCGCCTCTACGTCGGGGGATTCTCGCTTGCGGCCGAACTCACGCCCGAGGGCGACAACATTTCGGCGCTGATGAAATCCTCGTCCGAAAGTCCGGAACAGCCCGTCGAAACGACGTCGGAGGCCCCCGCAGGGTCCGCTCCGGTGTTGCAGATCGCCGATCTGGAGATCACCGGCGGCAAGGTCTCGTTCCGCGACCTGACGATGGCCAAACCTTTCGAATACGTCATCAGTGAAATCCGCATGCGGAGCCGCGATTTCGACCCCTCGAAGCGCAACAACCTGCAGGTCGACGCCCGGATGCAGCGCACCGGATCGGCGAAACTCCGCTGGGAGGGAACGCTCGACGACCTGAACAACCAGAACATCACGCTCTCGCTGTCGAACCTCAATCTGAAAGACTTCACGCCCTACTGCGAGCATTTCACGGCCTACCCCATCACGGGCGGCAACCTCACCTTCCGCAGTCAGAACGTCATCCGCAACCGCTATCTCGACGGCACGAACCACCTCGACGCCTTCGAGCCCAAGGTGGACAAGAAACGCAAGGAGCTGAAACCCGAAATGAACATCCCGCTCAAGCTGGGGCTCTATGTGCTCCGGGACAAGAAGGGCCATGTGAAGATGGACCTCCCGGTGGGCGGCAACCTCGACTCGCCGGAGTTCTCCTACCGCAAAATCGTGCTGAAAGCCATCGGCAACGTGCTGCTCAAGGTGGTGACGGCGCCTTTCTCGTTCCTCTCGGGCGGCAACAAGGACCTCGAATACATCGCCCTCGACCCGGCGCAGTATGCCTTTACGTCGGAGCAGTACGCTTCGTTCGACCAGATCGCCCAGATGCTCAAGGACAAACCCGAGATGCAGATCGCGTTGACCCAGCGCATCAACCTCGCCCGGGCCCTGCCCGCACAGAGCGTCAACGTCCTGCGTCTGGCCTACCACAACAGCCTCGCGGCGGCCGACTCGACCGGGCAGCGGCCCCGGCTCTCGATGCTCGAATACGAAAAACTCCAGCAGATCGACATCCGCCTCCCGGCCGTCGGAGCATTCGCCGACTCGCTGCTCGCCCTGCGCGGCATCTCCCCGCAGGGGATGTCGCCCAATGCCAAGGCGCTGGCCCTCTACCGCGACGATGCCCTCCGCCTGCTGCGGCGGATGATGGCTTCGCGCGACAAGGCCCTCGGGGAGTACATGCTCACCACCCACGGCGTACAGGCCCCGGCATTCCGGCTCCAGCCGATGGATTCGGCAGCCCTGACGACCTATGCGGGCCGCGACCGTTACACCATCGCTCTGGGTCTCGACGGCGAGACCATCGAGATCGGCGACGACACGGCGGATGCGGATTCCGGGGATTCGGCCCCGGCTGCGATCCCGGCGGACAGCACGTCCGTTCCGGCACCCGCCGCCACCGCCCCGGCTGCGGACACTACGATTCCGGAAGCCCCCGCGGAAAGCCCGGCGACGGATTCCACTGCCTCCGGACCCGAAACCCCTCCGGGCGTCTGA
- a CDS encoding SDR family NAD(P)-dependent oxidoreductase produces MKRGEVTPGSARALVTGAGSGIGRCYALRLAALGYDLVLAGNRREPLEAVRSEILAAANRCDVRIVEIDLARVEAAAELWDAVGREGVAIDVLINNAGIFSFRDILATPPERIERILLLHTLTNTQLCRLAAADMVRRGCRGHILNMSSYSLWMPFPGLSLYSASKAYLRSFSVAFSKEVEEHGIRVTAVCPAGVATDLYGLTPRWQRIGKRLGVLITADSCARRGLRALWRGRRCIVPDWWNRAWIPLCKVLPMWVLRPIRKFTMKFQK; encoded by the coding sequence ATGAAACGCGGAGAAGTCACACCGGGAAGCGCCCGGGCGCTCGTCACGGGCGCCGGATCGGGCATCGGGCGCTGCTATGCCCTGCGGCTGGCGGCGCTGGGCTACGACCTCGTACTGGCGGGCAACCGCCGCGAACCGCTGGAGGCGGTGCGCAGCGAGATTCTCGCCGCTGCGAATCGCTGCGACGTGCGCATCGTCGAGATCGACCTCGCACGCGTGGAGGCCGCCGCGGAACTCTGGGACGCCGTGGGGCGCGAAGGGGTCGCAATCGACGTACTGATAAACAACGCCGGGATTTTCTCGTTCCGCGACATCCTCGCCACGCCGCCCGAGCGCATCGAACGCATCCTGCTCCTGCACACCCTCACGAACACCCAGTTGTGCCGTCTGGCGGCCGCCGACATGGTGCGCCGCGGCTGCCGGGGGCATATTCTCAACATGTCCTCCTACTCGCTGTGGATGCCCTTTCCGGGGCTGTCGCTGTACAGCGCGTCGAAAGCCTACCTGCGGTCGTTCTCGGTAGCGTTCTCGAAGGAGGTCGAGGAGCACGGCATCCGCGTCACGGCGGTCTGTCCGGCGGGCGTCGCCACGGACCTCTACGGGCTGACACCCCGCTGGCAGCGCATCGGCAAGCGTCTCGGGGTGCTCATCACCGCCGACTCGTGCGCCCGGCGCGGGCTCAGGGCCCTGTGGCGGGGACGCCGGTGCATCGTCCCCGACTGGTGGAACCGCGCATGGATACCCCTTTGCAAGGTACTGCCGATGTGGGTATTACGGCCGATACGGAAGTTTACAATGAAATTTCAAAAATAG
- a CDS encoding cold-shock protein yields MTGKVKWFDGKKGYGFITAENGKEIFVHFSGIVKDGFKSLNEGQAVEFEIGTGAKGEQAINVNVVE; encoded by the coding sequence ATGACAGGTAAGGTAAAATGGTTCGATGGCAAAAAAGGCTACGGATTCATTACGGCGGAGAACGGCAAAGAGATTTTCGTACATTTCTCGGGAATCGTGAAGGATGGTTTCAAGTCACTCAACGAAGGTCAGGCCGTCGAGTTCGAAATTGGCACGGGTGCCAAGGGCGAGCAGGCCATTAACGTAAATGTAGTTGAGTAA
- a CDS encoding glutamate decarboxylase, with product MNQQKHNTEDTLTDIFGSKEMRSPAPTEFIPKDKTAPEIAYQLVKDETYPQTQPRLNLATFVTTYMDDYATRLMNEAININYIDETEYPRVAVMCGRCLNIVANMWNTPEKAEWKTGALGIGSSEACMLGGVAAWLRWRNRRKAAGKPFDKPNLVMSTGFQVVWEKFCQLWQIEMRTVPLTLDKPTLDIEEALKVCDENTICIVPIAGVTWTGLDDDIEGLDKALDAYNQKTGYEIPIHVDAASGGFILPFLRPEKKWDFRLKWVLSISTSGHKYGLVYPGLGWVVWKDKKYLPDEMSFSVNYLGANITQVGLNFSRPAAQILGQYYNFIRLGFEGYREIQQNSMDIAQYCHQQIGKMPCFRNYAKEVVNPLFIWMMDPEYDKKAKWTLFDLQAALQQSGWMVPAYTMPKNIDDMIVMRIVVRQGMSRDMADMLLGDIKNAVAEFEKLQYPTPSRIKYENKEHQKGKVYTH from the coding sequence ATGAATCAGCAAAAACACAACACCGAGGACACCCTGACAGACATTTTCGGATCGAAAGAGATGCGTTCGCCGGCTCCGACGGAATTCATCCCCAAGGACAAGACGGCCCCCGAAATCGCCTATCAGCTGGTCAAGGACGAGACCTATCCCCAGACCCAGCCACGGCTGAATCTGGCAACCTTCGTGACGACCTACATGGACGACTACGCCACGCGTCTGATGAACGAGGCCATCAACATCAACTACATCGACGAAACGGAATACCCGCGCGTAGCGGTGATGTGCGGACGCTGTCTGAATATCGTCGCCAACATGTGGAACACCCCCGAGAAAGCCGAATGGAAAACCGGCGCGCTGGGCATCGGTTCGTCCGAAGCCTGCATGCTGGGCGGTGTGGCCGCATGGCTGCGCTGGCGCAACCGCCGCAAGGCCGCCGGCAAACCCTTCGACAAACCCAACCTCGTCATGAGCACCGGATTTCAGGTCGTGTGGGAGAAGTTCTGCCAACTGTGGCAGATCGAGATGCGCACCGTGCCCCTGACCCTCGACAAGCCCACGCTCGACATCGAGGAGGCCCTGAAGGTCTGCGACGAGAACACCATCTGCATCGTGCCCATCGCCGGCGTGACTTGGACGGGTCTCGACGACGATATCGAAGGGCTGGACAAGGCACTCGACGCCTACAACCAGAAGACCGGCTATGAAATTCCGATCCACGTCGACGCAGCGTCGGGCGGTTTCATCCTGCCGTTCCTCCGCCCCGAGAAGAAGTGGGATTTCCGCCTCAAATGGGTGCTGTCGATCTCCACGTCGGGCCACAAGTACGGACTGGTTTACCCGGGACTCGGATGGGTCGTATGGAAAGACAAGAAATACCTGCCCGATGAAATGTCGTTCTCGGTCAACTACCTCGGCGCCAACATCACGCAGGTGGGCCTGAACTTCTCGCGCCCGGCGGCGCAGATCCTCGGCCAGTATTACAACTTCATCCGTCTGGGATTCGAGGGCTACCGCGAGATTCAGCAGAACTCGATGGACATCGCCCAGTACTGCCACCAGCAGATCGGCAAGATGCCGTGCTTCCGGAACTACGCCAAGGAGGTCGTCAACCCGCTGTTCATCTGGATGATGGACCCCGAGTACGACAAGAAGGCCAAATGGACGCTGTTCGACCTGCAGGCCGCATTGCAGCAGAGCGGCTGGATGGTTCCGGCCTACACCATGCCCAAGAACATCGACGATATGATTGTCATGCGCATCGTGGTGCGTCAGGGCATGTCGCGCGACATGGCGGACATGCTGCTGGGCGATATCAAAAATGCCGTGGCAGAGTTCGAGAAACTCCAGTACCCCACCCCCTCGCGCATCAAGTACGAGAACAAGGAACACCAGAAGGGCAAGGTTTATACGCATTAA